Proteins encoded together in one Bacteroides ovatus window:
- a CDS encoding RagB/SusD family nutrient uptake outer membrane protein, with amino-acid sequence MINKRYLKYTLLLFTFGMTACSDFLDEVNHSSQSADKYYQTKGGYESLIVGCYSNLKNIYNTTTYQIFTQQGTDVFTQNYPTEVAAMNQYTTTYQSNNGTIYAMWSSYFNALNNVNAAIDRSKSVILKTDDPDGIEPSALTQLVAEAKALRAWYLFEIVRNWGQGPLKINESKEPSYTVEYSNGAAFYQQIFTDLEEAIRVLPWRQMGSNYGRMSKAAAKHIRALAYLTRGYEEYADPKDFENAFKDAEDVYLNSGHKLLDDYAMVHRQSNEINDEIIFPIGFADGANYNTNIWNQWYMMPYAIGGWLGLGKDSYYGNASMHVEAIPTKFAYMMYDWQKDRRPSVTFMSPLNGNASSSTDGKDAGKNWFQCTTPVDGVFAKGDKIIYFPVPTDPEYKYWAETDKNGVRYKVFNYPMGDDTNWANDDYYKRAYQTTNSTSRTCLPIWKFKDGNAEYREDESGSGTRDIYLFRLAETCLIAAEAAVMNNNDQANAEKYINYVVSRAEKHSPQGGLSRYSNVTIDNILDERAKELLGEGSRWNDLQRTGKLAERVLKYNWDVSNIYGGTIKTTLTQESFENKFKLRPIPLQWLNSLSNGHELGNNPGW; translated from the coding sequence ATGATAAACAAAAGATATTTGAAGTATACGCTTCTGTTATTTACTTTTGGAATGACTGCTTGTTCTGATTTTCTGGACGAAGTGAACCATTCCAGCCAGTCAGCGGACAAATACTATCAGACAAAGGGTGGATATGAGAGTCTGATTGTAGGTTGCTACTCAAACTTGAAAAATATCTATAATACGACTACTTATCAGATATTTACACAACAAGGTACGGATGTCTTCACACAGAATTATCCGACGGAAGTAGCGGCAATGAATCAGTATACCACTACTTATCAGTCAAATAACGGTACGATTTATGCGATGTGGAGTTCTTATTTCAATGCGTTGAACAATGTAAATGCTGCTATCGATCGTTCGAAGAGTGTCATTTTGAAGACAGACGACCCTGATGGAATAGAACCCAGTGCGTTGACGCAACTTGTGGCTGAAGCCAAAGCGTTGAGAGCCTGGTATTTGTTTGAGATTGTGAGGAACTGGGGACAGGGACCGTTGAAAATCAACGAGTCTAAAGAGCCGAGCTATACTGTCGAGTATTCGAATGGCGCCGCTTTCTACCAGCAGATTTTTACAGATTTGGAAGAAGCCATTCGTGTTCTTCCCTGGCGTCAAATGGGTTCCAACTACGGACGCATGTCCAAAGCTGCTGCGAAACATATCCGTGCGTTGGCTTATCTGACACGTGGTTATGAAGAGTATGCCGATCCGAAGGATTTTGAAAACGCATTCAAGGATGCGGAAGATGTGTATCTTAATTCCGGACATAAGCTGTTGGACGACTATGCGATGGTTCATCGTCAGTCGAATGAGATAAACGATGAAATTATTTTCCCTATCGGTTTTGCTGACGGAGCTAACTACAACACCAATATCTGGAATCAGTGGTATATGATGCCTTATGCTATTGGCGGATGGCTGGGATTGGGCAAAGACAGTTATTATGGTAATGCGAGTATGCATGTGGAGGCGATTCCTACTAAATTTGCTTATATGATGTATGACTGGCAGAAAGACAGACGTCCTTCTGTGACCTTTATGAGTCCTTTGAATGGTAATGCGAGCAGTTCCACAGACGGAAAGGATGCAGGCAAGAACTGGTTCCAGTGTACTACTCCTGTAGATGGAGTGTTCGCCAAAGGCGATAAGATTATCTATTTCCCGGTACCTACCGATCCTGAATATAAGTATTGGGCTGAAACGGACAAGAATGGAGTAAGATACAAAGTGTTCAACTATCCGATGGGAGATGACACAAATTGGGCGAATGATGATTACTACAAACGCGCTTATCAGACAACGAACTCAACTTCTCGTACCTGTCTTCCTATCTGGAAATTCAAAGATGGAAACGCGGAGTATAGGGAAGACGAATCCGGTTCGGGAACGCGTGATATCTATCTCTTCCGTTTGGCGGAAACTTGTCTGATTGCGGCGGAAGCGGCAGTGATGAATAACAACGATCAGGCTAATGCCGAAAAATATATTAACTACGTTGTTTCCCGTGCAGAAAAACATTCTCCGCAGGGTGGGCTTTCTCGTTATTCCAATGTCACGATAGATAATATTTTGGACGAAAGAGCCAAAGAACTCCTTGGTGAAGGATCACGCTGGAACGACTTGCAACGCACCGGCAAACTGGCTGAACGTGTATTGAAGTACAACTGGGATGTATCCAACATCTATGGTGGGACAATCAAGACTACCTTGACGCAAGAGTCGTTTGAGAATAAGTTTAAATTGCGTCCGATTCCTTTGCAGTGGCTGAACTCTTTGTCCAATGGTCACGAATTGGGTAACAATCCGGGTTGGTAA
- a CDS encoding DUF4979 domain-containing protein has protein sequence MKMKYILPILCLLFTFVSCQEDNTPPPPNPNPNYTEVGPSMEFVHPGILHTTASITRMQNFVNGNVSPAVDCYRLLQQNSLASASYIIQGPFTTIARFNPDMTPHPTKTKSEEDHKAAYLNALMWNITKNEAHAQKSIEILNAYAGTLREIDMSDNDAPLCAALQGFLLANAAELMRHTYPSVSDTDVKSWENMFRNVFIPVLRNFFAKSPYANGNWGTAAIKAFMAFGIFLDDESFYNEAVTFFYEGHDNGSLTNYIMESGQCQESGRDQNHTMLGIGHLAEACEIAYNQGNETLWSASENRLMKGYEYTAKYNLGYDVPFEPFTDVTGVRWNNISDDDRGKFRPVFEIAYNHYVTRKGLEMPYTQQVISRISPEGDAMWCDHPGYGTLLFRTESGMPPSEGAIDAKGTEWKVATANATTAADGDNLVVTPALQSNGKYRGDIERKSTFHVGNYPIVAVVIEGLPAKKAITFDSPEYGSLINDKGNQHGHGTYSTVEKEYGTVYYWDLVTGASYTLGKPIPTDQSFNMSLKLKIADLEYPDGVSPYTVKWMKSFRNEAELIKYLEEN, from the coding sequence ATGAAAATGAAATATATACTACCGATATTATGCTTGTTGTTTACGTTTGTTTCGTGTCAGGAAGATAATACGCCTCCGCCGCCCAATCCGAACCCCAACTATACGGAAGTGGGACCTTCTATGGAGTTTGTTCATCCCGGTATTCTACACACGACAGCTTCCATTACCCGAATGCAGAACTTTGTGAATGGGAATGTTTCTCCAGCGGTGGACTGTTACAGACTGTTGCAGCAGAATTCTTTGGCCTCTGCTTCATATATAATTCAAGGTCCTTTCACAACTATTGCTCGTTTTAATCCAGATATGACTCCTCATCCTACCAAAACTAAGAGCGAGGAGGATCACAAAGCTGCCTATCTGAATGCTCTTATGTGGAATATCACCAAAAATGAAGCGCATGCTCAAAAGTCGATTGAGATATTGAATGCTTATGCCGGCACATTGCGTGAGATAGACATGAGTGATAATGACGCTCCCTTGTGCGCTGCTTTGCAGGGATTTCTTCTTGCCAATGCCGCTGAACTGATGAGACATACTTATCCTTCGGTATCAGATACGGATGTCAAATCTTGGGAGAATATGTTCCGTAACGTATTTATTCCGGTATTGAGAAACTTCTTTGCCAAATCTCCTTATGCAAACGGCAACTGGGGAACCGCTGCTATCAAGGCCTTTATGGCGTTCGGTATCTTTTTGGATGACGAAAGTTTCTATAACGAAGCGGTGACGTTTTTCTATGAGGGGCACGACAACGGAAGTTTGACGAACTATATTATGGAGAGCGGACAGTGTCAGGAAAGCGGACGTGACCAAAACCACACGATGCTGGGGATAGGACATCTGGCAGAAGCCTGCGAAATTGCTTATAATCAGGGTAACGAAACGCTTTGGAGCGCATCGGAAAACAGACTTATGAAAGGGTATGAATATACAGCTAAGTATAATCTCGGGTACGATGTGCCTTTTGAACCTTTCACGGATGTGACAGGAGTGAGATGGAATAATATCTCTGATGACGATAGAGGAAAATTCCGACCGGTATTTGAGATTGCTTACAATCATTACGTAACTCGCAAAGGTCTGGAAATGCCGTATACGCAACAGGTTATCTCAAGAATCTCTCCGGAAGGGGACGCAATGTGGTGTGACCATCCGGGATATGGGACACTACTGTTCCGTACGGAATCGGGTATGCCGCCGAGCGAAGGAGCTATTGATGCGAAAGGAACCGAATGGAAGGTCGCTACGGCCAATGCAACGACTGCAGCAGACGGAGATAATTTGGTGGTGACACCTGCTTTGCAAAGCAATGGAAAATATAGAGGTGATATAGAGAGAAAGTCAACCTTCCACGTAGGTAATTATCCTATTGTAGCGGTAGTTATAGAAGGTCTTCCAGCGAAGAAAGCGATAACATTTGACTCTCCCGAATATGGATCTTTAATAAATGATAAAGGTAACCAGCACGGACATGGCACTTATTCTACCGTTGAGAAGGAGTATGGTACTGTTTATTACTGGGATTTGGTGACGGGAGCAAGTTACACGTTAGGTAAGCCGATACCTACGGATCAATCATTTAATATGTCTCTCAAGTTGAAGATTGCTGATCTTGAATATCCGGACGGCGTATCGCCTTATACCGTTAAATGGATGAAATCCTTTAGAAACGAAGCGGAACTGATTAAATATTTGGAAGAAAACTAA